From one Planktothrix agardhii NIES-204 genomic stretch:
- a CDS encoding TPR repeat-containing protein, with translation MIREPDKIKLEDQFNLGNKFLDNGKIDQAIVCYCYAIEFNPTFDHPYCQLGLALSQKEHFTEAILAYQKAIELNPDFIWSYYALREAYQAVKQENKAVSTYRRFIAINPKIAAGYFNLGIILKEMDVNICKLSPLMYFKNT, from the coding sequence ATGATTAGAGAACCTGATAAAATCAAATTGGAAGATCAGTTTAATTTAGGAAATAAATTTTTAGATAATGGCAAAATTGATCAAGCAATTGTTTGCTATTGTTACGCCATTGAATTTAATCCAACCTTTGATCATCCTTATTGTCAATTAGGGTTGGCTTTAAGTCAAAAAGAGCATTTTACAGAAGCAATTTTAGCCTATCAAAAAGCCATAGAATTAAATCCTGATTTTATTTGGTCTTATTATGCTTTAAGAGAAGCTTACCAAGCCGTTAAACAGGAAAACAAAGCAGTTTCTACTTATCGTCGCTTTATTGCTATTAATCCTAAAATTGCGGCAGGTTATTTTAATTTAGGAATAATTTTAAAAGAAATGGATGTAAATATTTGCAAATTATCCCCATTGATGTACTTCAAAAATACTTGA
- a CDS encoding TPR domain protein, translating into MSFDSNCLQPDSISVSSLYEQAELYRNQGNLEDAIAFYQKTIELDPNFSWAYHQLGDIFSQQNKWTEAIVVYHQAIALNPDFSWSYHNLGMALIQQKQWDEAILAYSKAIEINPNFCWSYYYLGEVFYQQQNLQESVNAYFNAWKKNPDFSESLNRIGEILQAQVKKGLDPVINDYCSVVNKPDNSKILSTDFELYIKLAEILTQNNYEFAALIFYQIAWQIQPNNLDISQKIETILEQKKVLDQEVEKCRDAVQQKPNDPQVYYNLGMALFRNQQPDKAVFSYLKFLELKPDLFLWNYQNIVDLIATQNQVITAINIVNQGIEKNPESSILYLNLAVLYTAQGDLQSAIQYNYIAGQKIIPKFRPQWQNISALLKPVNHLDYLIIGTQKGGTTSLNYYLSEHPNIMSSMIKEMPFWSNQVHRGLEWYFSHFPPIPPNYHCLVGEATPINFNSPEVAENLVKFFPNVKLILLLRNPIDRAVSHYYHWLSLKWELSCFEEAIQREIDQLEDQTIDFWRKLHQPNFQGYLAKGLYIYFLEKWIKVFPREQFLILSSEQFYANPDQGTTEVLKFLGLPEYHLSNYHQYNTRPYPSISEATRTLLNHYFQPYNQQLEEFLGMQFNWN; encoded by the coding sequence ATGAGTTTTGATTCTAACTGCTTACAGCCAGACTCCATTTCAGTTTCCAGTTTATATGAACAGGCGGAACTTTATAGAAATCAAGGAAATTTAGAAGATGCGATCGCATTTTATCAAAAAACAATAGAACTTGATCCTAACTTTTCCTGGGCCTATCATCAACTGGGAGATATTTTTTCCCAGCAGAATAAATGGACAGAAGCCATTGTTGTTTATCATCAAGCGATCGCCCTTAACCCTGACTTTTCCTGGTCTTATCATAACCTGGGAATGGCATTAATTCAACAAAAACAATGGGATGAAGCAATTTTAGCTTACTCTAAAGCAATTGAAATCAACCCTAATTTTTGTTGGTCATATTATTATTTAGGAGAGGTTTTTTATCAACAACAAAATTTGCAAGAATCTGTGAATGCTTATTTTAATGCTTGGAAAAAAAATCCAGATTTTTCAGAGAGTTTAAATCGAATTGGAGAAATACTTCAAGCTCAAGTTAAGAAGGGATTAGATCCGGTAATTAATGATTATTGTTCGGTAGTAAATAAACCTGATAATAGTAAAATTTTATCAACTGATTTTGAACTTTATATCAAATTGGCAGAAATTCTAACTCAAAATAACTACGAATTTGCAGCCCTTATATTTTACCAGATTGCCTGGCAAATTCAACCTAATAATTTAGATATTTCTCAAAAAATAGAAACTATTTTAGAGCAAAAAAAAGTTTTAGATCAAGAGGTAGAAAAATGTCGGGATGCTGTGCAACAGAAACCCAATGATCCCCAAGTTTATTATAACTTAGGAATGGCTTTATTTCGCAACCAACAGCCGGATAAAGCGGTTTTTTCTTATCTCAAATTTTTAGAACTTAAACCCGATCTATTTCTTTGGAATTATCAAAATATTGTTGATTTAATAGCAACACAAAATCAAGTTATCACAGCGATTAATATTGTTAATCAAGGGATTGAAAAAAATCCAGAGTCCTCTATTTTATACTTAAATTTAGCCGTATTATATACTGCTCAAGGAGATTTACAATCTGCGATTCAATATAATTATATTGCGGGTCAAAAAATCATCCCTAAATTCCGTCCACAATGGCAGAATATTTCAGCACTATTAAAACCTGTTAATCACCTAGATTATTTAATAATTGGAACCCAAAAAGGTGGGACAACTTCTTTAAATTACTATCTTTCTGAACATCCCAATATTATGTCCTCAATGATTAAAGAAATGCCCTTTTGGTCAAATCAAGTTCATCGAGGTTTGGAGTGGTATTTTTCCCATTTCCCCCCCATTCCTCCTAACTATCATTGTTTAGTAGGAGAAGCAACACCAATAAACTTTAATTCTCCAGAAGTAGCCGAAAACTTAGTTAAATTTTTTCCGAATGTTAAATTAATTTTATTATTAAGAAACCCGATTGACCGAGCGGTTTCCCACTATTATCATTGGTTAAGTTTAAAATGGGAATTATCTTGTTTTGAAGAAGCAATTCAACGGGAAATAGATCAATTAGAGGATCAAACCATTGATTTTTGGAGAAAACTCCATCAACCAAACTTTCAAGGATATTTAGCTAAAGGGTTATATATTTATTTCTTAGAAAAATGGATCAAAGTATTTCCTAGGGAACAGTTTTTAATTTTAAGCAGTGAACAATTCTATGCAAACCCCGACCAGGGAACAACAGAAGTCCTGAAATTTTTAGGTTTACCGGAATATCATCTTTCAAACTATCATCAATATAATACCCGACCCTATCCCTCCATATCTGAAGCAACTCGGACATTACTCAATCATTATTTTCAGCCTTATAATCAGCAGTTAGAGGAGTTTTTAGGAATGCAGTTTAACTGGAATTAG